In Fodinicola acaciae, the following proteins share a genomic window:
- a CDS encoding dihydrolipoyl dehydrogenase family protein, translated as MSDYDVVVVGAGPTGENVADRAVRAGLSAVIVESELVGGECSYWACMPSKALLRPAAALADARAVAGAREAVTGGLDAQAVLSRRDEFTSHWRDDGQVGWLDGAGITLVRGHGRLAGEKQVRVGDQTLTARLAVVLATGSDAAVPRIDGIDTIGVWTSREATSAKAVPARLAVIGGGVVACEMAAAWSALGSRVTMLVRSGLLGGMEPFAGEAVAAGLREAGVDVRVGVNATKVARDGAVTVTLDNGETLECDELLVAAGRRPKTADLGLETVGLTPGSWLEVDDNCLVDGFDWLYAAGDVNHRALLTHMGKYQARACAAAIVAGDRATTEPYAKWSATADRTAVPQIVFTHPEVAAVGLTERQARDNGLDVRAVEYEIGNVSGASLYADGYTGTAKMVVDERRKVVVGVTMTGPNVGELIHAGTVAVVGEVPLERLWHAVPSYPAVSEIWLRLLETYGL; from the coding sequence ATGAGCGACTACGACGTGGTGGTTGTCGGCGCCGGCCCGACCGGCGAGAACGTGGCCGACCGGGCGGTCAGGGCCGGCCTGAGCGCGGTGATCGTGGAGAGCGAGCTGGTCGGCGGCGAGTGCTCGTACTGGGCCTGCATGCCGAGCAAGGCGCTGCTGCGGCCGGCCGCCGCGCTGGCCGACGCCAGGGCGGTGGCCGGCGCGCGCGAGGCGGTCACCGGTGGGCTCGACGCGCAGGCCGTGCTGAGCCGGCGCGACGAGTTCACCTCGCACTGGCGCGACGACGGCCAGGTCGGCTGGCTCGACGGTGCCGGCATCACGCTGGTGCGCGGCCACGGCCGGCTGGCCGGCGAGAAGCAGGTGCGGGTCGGCGACCAGACGCTGACCGCACGGCTCGCGGTCGTACTCGCCACTGGGTCCGACGCCGCGGTGCCGCGGATCGACGGCATCGACACCATCGGCGTGTGGACCAGCCGCGAGGCGACCTCGGCGAAGGCCGTGCCGGCGCGGCTCGCGGTGATCGGCGGCGGCGTGGTGGCCTGCGAGATGGCCGCGGCCTGGTCGGCGCTCGGCTCGCGGGTCACCATGCTCGTACGCTCCGGCCTGCTCGGCGGCATGGAGCCGTTCGCCGGTGAGGCGGTCGCGGCCGGCCTGCGCGAGGCCGGCGTGGACGTACGCGTAGGCGTCAACGCGACGAAGGTCGCGCGCGACGGCGCCGTCACGGTCACGCTCGACAACGGTGAGACGCTGGAGTGCGACGAGTTGCTGGTGGCGGCCGGCCGGCGGCCGAAGACCGCCGACCTGGGACTGGAGACGGTCGGCCTCACGCCGGGCTCGTGGCTCGAGGTCGACGACAATTGCCTGGTCGATGGCTTCGACTGGCTCTACGCGGCCGGCGATGTCAATCACCGCGCGCTGCTGACGCACATGGGGAAATACCAGGCGCGCGCGTGTGCTGCCGCGATCGTCGCGGGCGACAGGGCGACGACCGAGCCGTACGCGAAGTGGTCGGCCACCGCTGACCGGACCGCGGTGCCGCAGATCGTCTTCACGCATCCGGAGGTCGCCGCGGTCGGCCTGACCGAGCGACAGGCGCGGGACAACGGTTTGGACGTACGCGCGGTGGAATACGAGATCGGCAACGTCTCCGGCGCGTCGCTTTACGCCGACGGCTACACAGGCACCGCGAAGATGGTGGTGGACGAGCGGCGGAAGGTGGTCGTCGGCGTCACGATGACCGGGCCCAACGTCGGCGAGCTGATCCACGCCGGCACGGTCGCGGTGGTCGGCGAGGTGCCGCTGGAGCGCCTCTGGCACGCCGTACCGTCCTATCCGGCGGTCAGCGAGATCTGGCTCCGCCTCCTGGAGACGTACGGTCTCTAG
- a CDS encoding sulfite oxidase-like oxidoreductase: MALITPGFRGRRRDGGVELPPGQYPTEDFPVLSAGPTPRVPVDRWEFAILTETGEKHTWSWPELLALPSQTPTVDIHCVTKWSKLRTNWQGVSLDLLMENVESAADYAVIHSYGGYTTNLPVEDLLDGQAWIAYRFDGDDLAPEHGGPARLLVPHLYFWKSAKWVRGIELTLADEPGFWETAGYHNYGDPWLEQRYRGD; encoded by the coding sequence ATGGCACTGATAACGCCGGGGTTTCGGGGGCGGCGGCGGGATGGTGGCGTCGAGCTGCCACCCGGCCAATATCCGACCGAGGACTTTCCGGTGCTCTCGGCCGGACCGACGCCGCGCGTCCCGGTCGACCGGTGGGAATTCGCGATCCTCACCGAGACCGGCGAGAAACACACGTGGTCGTGGCCGGAGTTGCTGGCACTGCCGAGCCAGACGCCGACCGTCGACATCCACTGCGTCACGAAATGGTCGAAGCTGCGCACCAACTGGCAGGGCGTCTCGCTCGACCTGCTGATGGAAAACGTCGAATCCGCCGCCGACTACGCGGTGATCCACTCGTACGGCGGCTACACGACCAACCTGCCGGTGGAGGATCTGCTCGACGGCCAGGCGTGGATCGCATACCGGTTCGACGGCGACGACCTCGCGCCGGAGCACGGCGGTCCGGCGCGGCTGCTGGTGCCACACCTGTATTTCTGGAAGTCCGCCAAATGGGTCCGCGGCATCGAGCTGACGCTGGCCGACGAGCCGGGTTTCTGGGAGACCGCCGGTTATCACAATTACGGCGATCCGTGGCTTGAGCAGCGTTATCGGGGTGACTGA